The proteins below come from a single Serratia ficaria genomic window:
- the hpaH gene encoding 2-oxo-hept-4-ene-1,7-dioate hydratase, with amino-acid sequence MLDKQLINRAVQRLHQAEQNREQIRALSLDHPEITIEDAYAIQRQWVALKIAEGRTLKGHKIGLTSRAMQVSSQISEPDYGALLDDMFFNDGGDIPFDRFIVPRVEVELAFVLAKPLRGPNCTLFDVYNATDYVIPALEIIDARSHNVDPQTQRPRKVFDTISDNAANAGVVMGGRPIRPDALDLRWISALLYRNGVIEESGVAAAVLNHPANGVAWLANKLAPYEVALEAGQVILGGSFTRPVPARRGDTFHVDYGPMGCISCRFV; translated from the coding sequence ATGCTGGATAAACAGCTGATTAACCGTGCGGTGCAGCGCCTGCATCAGGCGGAGCAAAACCGTGAACAGATCCGTGCGCTGTCGCTCGATCATCCCGAGATCACCATCGAAGACGCCTACGCCATTCAGCGCCAGTGGGTGGCGTTGAAGATAGCCGAGGGGCGCACGCTGAAAGGCCACAAGATTGGCCTGACCTCGCGCGCCATGCAGGTCAGCTCGCAGATCTCCGAGCCGGACTACGGCGCGCTGCTGGACGACATGTTCTTCAACGACGGCGGCGATATTCCTTTCGATCGCTTTATCGTGCCGCGGGTGGAGGTGGAGCTGGCCTTCGTGCTGGCCAAGCCGCTGCGCGGGCCGAACTGCACGCTGTTCGACGTGTATAACGCCACCGACTACGTCATCCCGGCGCTGGAAATCATCGACGCGCGCAGCCACAACGTCGATCCGCAGACCCAGCGGCCGCGCAAGGTGTTCGACACCATTTCCGACAACGCCGCCAACGCCGGCGTGGTGATGGGCGGCCGGCCCATCAGGCCGGACGCGCTGGATCTGCGCTGGATTTCCGCCTTGCTGTACCGCAACGGGGTGATCGAAGAGTCCGGCGTGGCGGCGGCGGTGCTCAATCATCCGGCCAACGGCGTGGCCTGGCTGGCCAACAAGCTGGCGCCTTATGAGGTGGCGCTGGAGGCGGGGCAGGTGATCCTCGGCGGCTCCTTTACCCGGCCGGTGCCGGCCAGGCGCGGCGACACCTTCCACGTGGACTACGGCCCGATGGGCTGCATCAGTTGCCGCTTCGTTTAG
- the hpaI gene encoding 4-hydroxy-2-oxoheptanedioate aldolase — translation MLTNHFKRALQEKRPQIGLWLGLCSSYSAELLAGAGFDWLLIDGEHAPNNVQTVLGQLQAIAPYPSHPVVRPPWNDAVMIKQLLDVGAQTLLIPMIQNAGQARDAVRATRYPPHGIRGVGSALARASRWNRVPNYLQLADEEMCVLVQIETREAVKNLDAILQVEGVDGVFIGPADLSADMGFAGNPQHPEVQRTIDDAIARISAAGKAPGILMADRALAQRYLASGALFVAVGVDTTLLARAAGSLASEFKQGGAETPSSGVY, via the coding sequence ATGTTAACCAACCACTTCAAACGGGCGCTGCAGGAAAAACGCCCGCAGATCGGCCTGTGGCTCGGGCTATGCAGCAGCTACAGCGCCGAACTGCTGGCCGGCGCCGGTTTCGACTGGCTGCTGATCGACGGCGAGCATGCGCCCAACAACGTGCAGACGGTGCTGGGCCAGCTGCAGGCTATCGCGCCTTATCCGAGCCACCCGGTGGTGCGCCCGCCGTGGAACGATGCGGTGATGATCAAACAGCTGCTGGACGTGGGCGCGCAAACCCTGCTGATCCCGATGATCCAAAACGCCGGGCAGGCGCGCGATGCGGTGCGCGCCACCCGCTATCCGCCGCATGGCATCCGCGGCGTCGGCAGCGCGCTGGCGCGCGCTTCCCGCTGGAACCGGGTGCCGAATTACCTGCAGCTGGCCGACGAAGAAATGTGCGTGCTGGTGCAGATCGAGACCCGCGAAGCGGTGAAAAACCTCGACGCCATTCTGCAGGTGGAGGGGGTGGACGGGGTGTTTATCGGCCCGGCGGATCTGAGCGCCGACATGGGCTTCGCCGGCAATCCGCAGCACCCCGAGGTGCAGCGCACCATCGACGACGCCATCGCGCGCATCAGCGCCGCCGGCAAGGCGCCGGGCATCCTGATGGCCGACCGGGCGCTGGCGCAGCGCTATCTGGCGTCCGGCGCGCTGTTCGTCGCCGTCGGGGTGGACACCACCCTGCTGGCGCGCGCGGCGGGATCCCTGGCGAGCGAGTTCAAACAGGGCGGGGCGGAAACGCCATCATCGGGAGTCTATTAA
- the hpaX gene encoding 4-hydroxyphenylacetate permease, whose translation MNHVDSLPPANPAQQHKALTAAEQSVIKKLFRRLIIFLFVLFVFSFLDRINIGFAGLTMGKDLGLSSTMFGLAATLFYATYVIFGIPSNIMLGIVGARRWIATIMVLWSIASTCTLFATGPTSLYLLRMIVGITEAGFLPGILVYLTYWFPAFYRARANALFMIAMPVTMAIGSLVSGYILALDGVMNLKGWQWLFLLEGIPSVLLGVAVWFYLDDTPAKARWLTDEEKASLQAMMDADKLQLVQPGGPSSQRALRQRGLWREVLTPVVLMYTLAYFCLTNTLSAINIWTPQILQSFNQGSSNIVIGILAAIPQICTIAGMVWWSKRSDRLQERKHHTALPYLFAAAGWLLASATDHSLIQLLGIVMASVGSFTAMAIFWTTPDRSISLEARAVGIAVINATGNIGSAVSPLLIGWFKDLTGSFNSGLYFVSALLIVGAVLVWRIPMAGSRPRATP comes from the coding sequence ATGAACCACGTCGATTCGCTGCCGCCGGCCAACCCGGCGCAGCAACATAAAGCGTTAACCGCCGCCGAGCAATCGGTGATTAAAAAGTTATTTCGGCGCCTGATTATTTTCCTGTTTGTGCTGTTTGTTTTCTCTTTTCTCGACCGCATCAATATCGGCTTCGCCGGGCTGACGATGGGCAAGGATCTCGGCCTCAGTTCGACCATGTTCGGCCTGGCGGCGACGCTGTTCTACGCCACCTACGTGATCTTCGGCATTCCGAGCAACATCATGCTGGGGATCGTCGGCGCGCGGCGCTGGATCGCCACCATCATGGTGCTGTGGAGCATCGCCTCCACCTGCACCCTGTTCGCCACCGGGCCGACCAGCCTGTACCTGCTGCGCATGATCGTCGGCATTACCGAGGCCGGCTTCCTGCCGGGCATTCTGGTGTATCTCACCTATTGGTTCCCGGCGTTTTACCGCGCCCGCGCCAACGCGCTGTTTATGATCGCCATGCCGGTGACCATGGCGATCGGCTCGCTGGTCTCGGGCTACATTCTGGCGCTGGACGGGGTGATGAACCTGAAGGGCTGGCAGTGGCTGTTCCTGCTGGAGGGCATTCCGTCGGTGCTGCTGGGCGTGGCGGTGTGGTTCTATCTCGACGATACGCCGGCCAAGGCCAGGTGGCTGACCGACGAAGAAAAAGCCAGCCTGCAGGCGATGATGGACGCCGACAAGCTGCAGCTGGTGCAGCCCGGCGGCCCGAGCAGCCAGCGCGCGCTGCGGCAGCGCGGCCTGTGGCGCGAAGTGCTGACGCCGGTGGTGCTGATGTACACGCTGGCCTACTTCTGCCTGACCAACACCCTGAGCGCCATCAATATCTGGACGCCGCAGATCCTGCAGAGCTTTAACCAGGGCAGCAGCAACATCGTGATCGGCATTCTGGCGGCGATCCCGCAGATCTGTACCATCGCCGGCATGGTGTGGTGGAGCAAAAGATCCGATCGCCTGCAGGAGCGCAAGCACCATACCGCGCTGCCGTATCTGTTCGCCGCCGCCGGCTGGCTGCTGGCTTCGGCCACCGATCACAGCCTGATCCAACTGCTGGGGATCGTGATGGCCTCGGTCGGCTCCTTTACCGCCATGGCTATCTTCTGGACTACGCCGGATCGGTCGATCAGCCTGGAAGCGCGAGCGGTGGGGATCGCGGTGATCAACGCCACCGGCAACATCGGATCGGCGGTCAGCCCGCTGTTGATCGGCTGGTTCAAGGATCTGACCGGCAGCTTCAATTCCGGGCTGTATTTCGTTTCGGCGCTGTTGATCGTCGGCGCCGTGCTGGTGTGGCGCATTCCGATGGCGGGATCCCGCCCAAGGGCGACGCCTTAG
- the hpaA gene encoding 4-hydroxyphenylacetate catabolism regulatory protein HpaA — MQKSTGFIANIDICKEYDARYAADEVHYETFAGLAAFFGRDMQVHWHDRFFQVHFLETGKIELQLDDQHYSVQAPLFILTPPSVPHAFFTEPDSDGHVLTVRQELIWPLLERLYPGSNLALDMPGICLSLADAPQELTALSHYWALIRREFSQGLAGRGQTLALLAQAVFTLLLRNTALEDSANSGVRGELKLFQRFNKMVDERFREHLPVPEYAQALGVTESRLNDLCRRFANRPPKRLIFDRLLREAKRMLLFSACTVHETAYSLGFKDPAYFARFFNRLEGCSPSTYRAAQHALS, encoded by the coding sequence GTGCAGAAAAGTACCGGCTTTATCGCCAATATCGATATTTGCAAAGAGTACGACGCGCGTTACGCCGCTGATGAGGTGCATTACGAAACCTTCGCCGGGCTGGCGGCGTTCTTCGGCCGCGACATGCAGGTGCACTGGCACGATCGCTTTTTTCAGGTGCACTTTCTGGAGACCGGCAAGATAGAGCTGCAGCTCGACGATCAGCACTATTCGGTGCAGGCGCCGCTGTTTATCCTCACGCCGCCGTCGGTGCCGCATGCGTTCTTCACCGAGCCGGACAGCGACGGCCACGTGCTGACGGTGCGCCAGGAGCTGATCTGGCCGCTGCTGGAGCGGTTGTACCCCGGCAGCAACCTGGCGTTGGACATGCCGGGCATCTGCCTGTCGCTGGCCGACGCGCCGCAGGAGCTGACGGCGCTCAGCCATTACTGGGCGCTGATCCGCCGCGAGTTCAGCCAGGGGTTGGCCGGGCGCGGGCAGACGCTGGCGCTGCTGGCGCAGGCGGTGTTTACCCTGCTGCTGCGCAACACCGCGCTGGAGGACAGCGCCAACAGCGGGGTGCGCGGCGAGCTGAAGCTGTTCCAGCGCTTCAACAAGATGGTGGACGAACGCTTTCGCGAACATCTGCCGGTGCCGGAGTACGCTCAGGCGCTGGGGGTGACCGAATCGCGCCTCAACGACCTGTGCCGGCGCTTCGCCAACCGGCCGCCGAAGCGGCTGATCTTCGACCGGCTGCTGCGCGAGGCCAAGCGCATGCTGCTGTTCAGCGCCTGCACGGTGCATGAAACCGCCTATAGCCTCGGCTTCAAGGATCCGGCCTATTTCGCCCGCTTTTTCAATCGGCTGGAAGGCTGTTCCCCCTCGACCTACCGCGCGGCGCAGCACGCCCTTTCGTAA
- the hpaB gene encoding 4-hydroxyphenylacetate 3-monooxygenase, oxygenase component, which produces MKPEDFRADSKRPFTGAEYLKSLQDSREIYIYGERVKDVTTHPAFRNAAASVGQLYDALHDPASQDRLCWNTDTGNGGYTHKFFRYARSPEEMRQQRDAIADWSRQSYGWMGRTPDYKAAFGCALGAYPEFYGQFADNARHWYKRIQETGLYFNHAIVNPPIDRHKPVNEVKDVYIQVEKETDAGIVVSGAKVVATNSALTHYNFIGFGSAQVMGDNPDFALMFVAPMDAEGVKLISRASYELVAGATGSPFDYPLSSRFDENDAILIMDHVLIPWENVLIYRDFDRCRRWSTQGGFARLFPLQACVRLAVKMDFITALLQKSLSCTGVLEFRGVQADLGEVVAWRNLFWSLSDAMCAEATQWENGAYLPDAAALQTYRVMAPMAYTKVKHIIEKNVTSGLIYLPSSVRDMNNPQIDKYLSRYVRGSDGMDHVERIKILKLMWDAIGSEFGGRHELYEINYAGSQDEIRLQCLRHAQGSGTMDRMMQMVDKCLADYDQHGWKVPHLHNNGDINQLDNLLK; this is translated from the coding sequence ATGAAACCAGAAGACTTTCGTGCCGACAGCAAACGCCCGTTCACCGGCGCCGAGTACCTGAAAAGTTTGCAGGACAGCCGCGAAATCTACATTTACGGCGAACGCGTGAAAGACGTCACCACCCACCCGGCGTTCCGCAACGCGGCGGCTTCGGTGGGCCAGCTGTACGACGCGCTGCACGATCCGGCCAGCCAGGATCGCCTGTGCTGGAATACCGACACCGGCAACGGCGGCTACACCCACAAATTCTTCCGCTACGCCCGCAGCCCGGAAGAGATGCGCCAGCAGCGCGACGCCATCGCCGACTGGTCGCGCCAGAGCTACGGCTGGATGGGACGCACCCCGGACTACAAGGCGGCGTTCGGCTGCGCGCTGGGCGCCTATCCGGAATTCTACGGCCAGTTCGCCGATAACGCCCGCCACTGGTACAAACGCATTCAGGAAACCGGGCTGTACTTCAACCACGCCATCGTCAACCCGCCGATCGATCGCCACAAGCCGGTCAACGAAGTGAAGGACGTCTACATCCAGGTGGAGAAAGAGACCGACGCCGGCATCGTCGTCAGCGGCGCCAAGGTAGTGGCCACCAACTCGGCGCTGACCCACTACAACTTTATCGGCTTCGGCTCGGCGCAGGTGATGGGCGATAATCCGGACTTCGCGTTGATGTTCGTGGCGCCGATGGACGCCGAAGGGGTGAAGCTGATCTCGCGCGCCTCCTACGAACTGGTGGCCGGCGCCACCGGATCGCCGTTCGACTACCCGCTTTCCAGCCGCTTCGACGAGAACGACGCGATCTTGATCATGGATCATGTACTGATCCCCTGGGAAAACGTACTGATCTACCGCGATTTCGACCGCTGCCGCCGCTGGAGCACCCAGGGCGGCTTCGCCCGGCTGTTCCCGCTGCAGGCCTGCGTGCGCCTGGCGGTGAAGATGGACTTCATCACCGCGCTGCTGCAAAAGAGCCTGTCTTGCACCGGGGTGCTGGAGTTTCGCGGCGTGCAGGCCGATCTGGGCGAAGTGGTGGCCTGGCGCAACCTGTTCTGGTCGCTGAGCGACGCGATGTGCGCCGAAGCCACCCAATGGGAAAACGGCGCCTACCTGCCGGATGCCGCCGCGCTGCAGACCTATCGGGTAATGGCGCCGATGGCCTACACCAAGGTGAAGCACATCATCGAGAAGAACGTCACCAGCGGCCTGATCTACCTGCCGTCCAGCGTGCGCGACATGAACAACCCGCAGATCGACAAGTACCTGTCCCGCTACGTGCGCGGATCGGACGGCATGGATCACGTCGAACGCATCAAGATCCTCAAGCTGATGTGGGATGCGATCGGCAGCGAATTCGGCGGCCGCCATGAGCTGTACGAGATCAACTACGCCGGCAGCCAGGATGAGATCCGCCTGCAGTGCCTGCGTCACGCTCAGGGATCCGGCACCATGGATCGGATGATGCAGATGGTCGACAAGTGCCTGGCGGACTACGATCAGCACGGCTGGAAGGTGCCGCACCTGCATAACAATGGCGATATTAATCAGCTGGATAATCTGCTGAAGTAA
- the hpaC gene encoding 4-hydroxyphenylacetate 3-monooxygenase, reductase component, with protein MSQENEQRLRFRDAMASLSAAVNIVTTDGPAGRCGITATAVCSVTDTPPTLLVCINRNSAMNPVFEGNRRLCVNVLNHEQELMARHFAGMTGVSMEERFRLEEWQRGALGQPVLRNTLASLEGEIEQIQIIGTHQVYLVQIKQIALGEAGNGLIYFKRNFHPVIHQMAALA; from the coding sequence ATGTCTCAGGAAAATGAACAGCGCTTACGCTTTCGCGACGCCATGGCCAGCCTGTCGGCGGCGGTGAATATCGTCACCACCGACGGCCCGGCGGGGCGCTGCGGCATCACCGCCACCGCGGTGTGCTCGGTGACCGATACGCCGCCCACGCTGCTGGTGTGCATCAACCGCAACAGCGCGATGAATCCGGTGTTTGAAGGCAACCGGCGGCTGTGCGTCAACGTGCTGAACCATGAGCAGGAACTGATGGCGCGTCACTTCGCCGGCATGACCGGGGTCAGCATGGAGGAGCGTTTCCGGCTGGAAGAGTGGCAGCGCGGCGCGCTGGGCCAGCCGGTGCTGCGCAATACCCTGGCCAGCCTGGAGGGCGAGATCGAACAGATCCAGATCATCGGCACCCACCAGGTGTATCTGGTGCAGATCAAACAGATCGCGCTGGGCGAAGCCGGCAACGGGCTGATCTACTTCAAGCGCAACTTCCATCCGGTGATCCACCAGATGGCGGCGCTGGCGTAA
- the ampH gene encoding D-alanyl-D-alanine-carboxypeptidase/endopeptidase AmpH: MKNSVPALLLALGLCAAPLAVMAAPPQLASQIVDQYAEHIFYNSGATGMALVVIDGNQVVNRSFGDTRPGNNLRPRPDSLIRIASITKLMTSEVMVKMAADGQVKLTDPLRKYAPRGAYVPAYNSRQPITLLNLATHTSALPREQPGKKPPKTPVFTWPTKAQRWQWLEHANVTVPPGVRASYSNLAYDLLADALSRAAGKPYSLLLKEKITAPLGMVDTTLTPSAEQCSRLMVASAGPSACRDTTAAAGSGGIYSTPRDMQRWMQQFLSSNVGGPRKSTAASEQTMYFQRNDLVSLKGMDVPGQADALGLGWVYMAPKEGLPGIIQKTGGGGGFITYMAMIPQKNVGVFVVVTRSELSRFTNMSDPVNRLVGDLAANKS, from the coding sequence TTGAAGAACTCTGTCCCCGCTTTATTGCTGGCGCTGGGCCTGTGCGCCGCGCCGCTGGCCGTGATGGCCGCGCCCCCGCAGCTGGCTTCGCAAATCGTCGACCAGTATGCCGAACACATTTTTTATAACAGCGGCGCCACCGGCATGGCGCTGGTGGTGATCGACGGCAATCAGGTGGTGAACCGCAGCTTTGGCGACACCCGCCCGGGCAACAACCTGCGCCCGCGCCCGGATTCGCTGATCCGCATCGCCTCGATCACCAAGCTGATGACCAGCGAAGTGATGGTCAAAATGGCGGCGGATGGCCAGGTCAAACTGACCGATCCGCTGCGCAAGTACGCCCCCAGGGGCGCCTACGTGCCGGCCTATAATTCGCGCCAGCCGATCACCCTGCTGAACCTGGCCACCCATACCAGCGCGCTGCCGCGCGAACAGCCGGGCAAAAAGCCGCCGAAGACGCCGGTGTTTACCTGGCCGACCAAGGCGCAGCGCTGGCAGTGGCTGGAACACGCCAACGTCACGGTGCCGCCGGGCGTGCGGGCCTCTTATTCCAACCTGGCCTATGACCTGCTGGCCGATGCGCTGTCGCGCGCGGCGGGCAAACCCTACAGCCTGCTGCTGAAGGAAAAAATCACCGCGCCGCTCGGCATGGTCGATACCACCCTGACGCCCAGCGCCGAACAGTGCTCGCGCCTGATGGTCGCCTCGGCCGGGCCAAGCGCCTGCCGCGACACCACCGCGGCGGCCGGCAGCGGCGGCATTTACTCCACCCCGCGCGACATGCAGCGCTGGATGCAGCAGTTCCTCTCCTCCAATGTCGGCGGCCCGCGCAAATCCACCGCCGCCAGCGAGCAGACCATGTATTTCCAGCGTAACGATCTGGTGTCGCTGAAGGGCATGGACGTGCCGGGACAGGCGGATGCGCTGGGGCTGGGCTGGGTGTATATGGCGCCGAAGGAGGGCCTGCCGGGCATTATTCAGAAGACCGGCGGCGGCGGCGGCTTCATCACCTATATGGCGATGATCCCGCAGAAAAACGTGGGGGTGTTCGTGGTGGTTACGCGTTCGGAACTGAGCAGGTTCACCAACATGAGCGATCCGGTCAACCGGTTGGTGGGCGATCTGGCGGCCAACAAGAGTTGA
- a CDS encoding FadR/GntR family transcriptional regulator, which yields MPITRLENPRIYRQIADQLKRLIENNEFPPGSRLPSERDLAQQLQVSRASVREALIALEVIGLVDVKVGNGVIVRAQTAASQEPVMAQAGRDQWAEIDDELNIELDFNAELPPFSLLQTRLLIEPETAALAARHATDEELAGIRAAYEQNCRDNRAGSATHPGDRLFHIRIAQASGNPAYAFIIGHLLGHRYGSMFRVLQRHYTPDDMPHRSELEHRAILAAIEARDVRGARKAMKAHLDEVIAIFTRAP from the coding sequence ATGCCGATCACTCGACTGGAAAACCCGCGTATTTACAGACAGATAGCCGACCAGCTAAAACGACTGATCGAGAATAACGAATTTCCGCCCGGCAGCCGGCTGCCGTCGGAGCGCGACCTCGCCCAGCAATTGCAGGTCAGCCGCGCTTCGGTGCGCGAGGCGCTGATCGCCCTGGAAGTGATCGGCCTGGTGGACGTCAAGGTCGGCAACGGCGTGATCGTGCGGGCGCAAACCGCGGCGTCGCAGGAGCCGGTCATGGCCCAGGCCGGCCGCGATCAGTGGGCGGAGATCGACGATGAGCTGAATATCGAACTGGATTTCAACGCCGAGCTGCCGCCGTTCTCGCTGCTGCAAACCCGATTGTTGATCGAGCCGGAAACCGCCGCGCTGGCGGCCCGCCACGCCACCGACGAAGAGCTGGCGGGCATCCGCGCCGCCTACGAGCAGAACTGCCGCGATAACCGCGCGGGCTCCGCCACCCACCCCGGCGATCGCCTGTTCCACATCCGCATCGCCCAGGCCAGCGGCAATCCGGCCTACGCGTTCATCATCGGCCACCTGCTCGGCCACCGCTACGGCAGCATGTTCCGCGTGCTGCAGCGCCACTACACGCCGGACGATATGCCGCACCGATCCGAACTGGAACACCGGGCGATCCTGGCGGCGATCGAAGCGCGCGACGTGCGCGGCGCGCGCAAGGCGATGAAGGCGCACCTGGATGAAGTGATCGCCATCTTCACCCGCGCGCCCTAG
- a CDS encoding SDR family oxidoreductase, translating into MDLTGKRVLITAAGQGIGFTTARLFAAAGAEVIASDIDTAQLQGSAGIRALQLNVTDPAAIAAAAESIGPIDVLFNCAGVVHSGSILECSEEQWAFALDLNVTAMYRTIRAFLPGMLARGKGSIINMSSVASSIKGVPNRFAYGASKAAVIGLTRSVAADYVTEGIRCNAICPGTVESPSLRQRIAEQAREQGRSEQEVYQAFVARQPIGRIGTTEEIAQLALYLASDASSYTTGTVQIIDGGWSN; encoded by the coding sequence ATGGATTTAACCGGGAAACGCGTGCTGATCACCGCCGCCGGGCAGGGGATCGGCTTCACCACCGCCAGGCTGTTCGCCGCCGCCGGCGCCGAGGTGATCGCCAGCGATATCGACACCGCGCAGCTGCAGGGCAGCGCCGGCATTCGCGCACTGCAGCTGAACGTCACCGATCCGGCGGCCATCGCCGCGGCGGCGGAAAGCATCGGCCCGATCGACGTGCTGTTCAACTGCGCTGGGGTGGTGCACAGCGGCTCTATCCTCGAGTGCAGCGAGGAACAGTGGGCGTTTGCCCTCGATCTCAACGTCACCGCGATGTACCGCACCATCCGCGCCTTCCTGCCCGGCATGCTGGCGCGCGGCAAGGGCTCGATTATCAACATGTCTTCGGTGGCCTCCAGCATCAAGGGCGTGCCTAACCGCTTCGCCTACGGCGCCAGCAAGGCGGCGGTGATCGGCCTGACGCGCTCGGTGGCGGCGGATTACGTCACTGAGGGCATCCGCTGCAACGCCATCTGCCCGGGTACGGTGGAATCGCCGTCGCTGCGCCAGCGCATCGCTGAGCAGGCGCGCGAGCAGGGCCGCAGCGAGCAGGAGGTGTACCAGGCATTCGTCGCCCGCCAGCCGATCGGCCGTATCGGCACCACCGAAGAGATTGCCCAGCTGGCGCTGTACCTGGCTTCCGACGCCAGCTCCTACACCACCGGCACGGTGCAGATTATCGACGGCGGCTGGAGCAACTGA
- a CDS encoding fumarylacetoacetate hydrolase family protein: MKLLRYGQPGQERPGILDNNGQIRDLSQHVADIGGEALLPAALDTLRALDLASLPLVPGQPRLGACVGNIGKFICIGLNYADHAAETGAAIPSEPVVFSKWTSAVVGPNDAVEIPRDSLKTDWEVELGVIIGQGGRYISERDAMRHVAGYCVINDVSEREFQIERGGTWDKGKGCDTFGPTGPWLVTADEIADPHRLNLWLEVDGKRYQDGNTSTMIFRIPQIVSYLSRFMSLQPGDVISTGTPPGVGMGQKPQPVYLRAGQTMRLGIEGLGEQRQQTVQA; this comes from the coding sequence ATGAAACTTTTACGCTATGGCCAACCCGGGCAAGAACGCCCCGGCATTCTCGATAATAACGGCCAGATTCGCGATCTTTCGCAGCATGTCGCCGACATCGGCGGCGAAGCGCTGCTGCCTGCCGCGCTCGACACGCTGCGCGCGCTGGATCTCGCCAGCCTGCCGCTGGTGCCTGGCCAGCCGCGGCTGGGGGCCTGCGTCGGTAACATCGGCAAGTTCATCTGCATCGGCCTGAACTACGCCGATCACGCGGCGGAAACCGGCGCGGCGATCCCCAGCGAGCCGGTGGTGTTCAGCAAATGGACCAGCGCGGTGGTCGGGCCGAACGATGCGGTGGAAATCCCGCGCGATTCGCTCAAAACCGACTGGGAAGTGGAACTGGGGGTGATCATCGGCCAGGGCGGGCGCTATATCAGCGAACGGGACGCCATGCGCCACGTCGCCGGTTACTGCGTGATCAACGACGTCTCCGAGCGTGAGTTCCAGATCGAACGCGGCGGCACCTGGGACAAGGGCAAGGGCTGCGATACCTTCGGGCCGACCGGCCCCTGGCTGGTGACCGCCGACGAAATCGCCGATCCGCACCGCCTGAACCTGTGGCTGGAGGTGGACGGCAAGCGCTATCAGGACGGCAATACCAGCACCATGATTTTCCGCATTCCGCAGATCGTCAGCTACCTGAGCCGCTTTATGAGCCTGCAGCCGGGGGATGTGATCTCCACCGGCACGCCGCCGGGCGTCGGCATGGGGCAGAAGCCGCAGCCCGTTTACCTGCGGGCGGGCCAGACGATGCGGCTGGGCATCGAAGGGCTGGGCGAGCAGCGCCAGCAGACCGTACAGGCTTAA